The sequence below is a genomic window from Actinokineospora baliensis.
ACGTGACCCTACGTCCGCCGCCTCGCCGCGACGCTAGGCAGCACTAGTGGACGGCTGCCCTTGACGGAGTGAACAACGGGTGAACAAGCCCGTTTTTGTAACCGTTGCGATATGCCCGTCGCCTGGTCGTGGCTTTACCGTGACCTGTACGTATGCGCTGCGTAACCGGTTAGACGCTCCCAGCTTCTGCACGTGCATATTGAACGTCGGCGGCCGAACGGGTGAACCCCAATCGGCTGTAAATACCAACCGCCGGGGTGTTGTCGGCCTCCACGTACAAGATGATCTCCGGTACCCCGAGCGCCGCCAGGTGCCGCAGACCGACCAGCGTCAGCGCCTTCCCCAGCCCGCCGCCCTGCGCGTCGGGGTCCACACCGACGACGTAGACCTCGCCCACCTGTCCGGAGTGGACCTTGGTCCAGTGGAAGCCGAGCACCCGGTCCCGCGCGTCGACTGCCAGGAAGAACCCGGCCGGGTCGAACCACGGCTCCGCCTCGGTCGCCTCGACGTCGGCGACCGTCAACGACCCCTGCTCGGGGTGCCAGTCGAAGGCCCGCGCGTTCACCTCGACCACGGCGGCCTCGTCGCGCCCCGGCTCGAACGCGCGCACCCGGACGCCCTCCCGCCACACCGGCTCGGCCAACCCCGCGTCGGACAGGTCCAGCCGCATCGTCAGCAGCTCG
It includes:
- the mshD gene encoding mycothiol synthase; this translates as MTDLTWRPDSPEAVAELRPLLRAVAAVDGRPEVAEEGPLPREFRGGEHLLATDGVELVGYAHLDTGGDSFGRQVAEVLVRPDARGRGVGSALVDAVLARAADGVRLWAHGDHPAAVKIADKHGLSRVRELLTMRLDLSDAGLAEPVWREGVRVRAFEPGRDEAAVVEVNARAFDWHPEQGSLTVADVEATEAEPWFDPAGFFLAVDARDRVLGFHWTKVHSGQVGEVYVVGVDPDAQGGGLGKALTLVGLRHLAALGVPEIILYVEADNTPAVGIYSRLGFTRSAADVQYARAEAGSV